A window from Ramlibacter pinisoli encodes these proteins:
- a CDS encoding oligosaccharide flippase family protein — translation MTAPPLRSLAERAFKWSAFTTAGRFVLQLVAQILLARLLGPDNYGVYGIGMVVLTFSTFLSGNAFSYVLMLRKDVDDHDVRFAFSWQLLAGTACALAMFALAAPLAGFFSDARVEPMVHWMAVASLLLALSGTAGCLLQRDLNFRALGLIQVAGYAAGYLLVGVPMALGGWGPQALAAACVVQAAVVLVASYAVRPHPLRLLLRHPLGAETLHTGRTVFQTNLTNWLLMNLDRIVMGRVLNPHAIGLYNVAYNIASIPHTLLVTALQPTLLATGARLQDDRGQLAQAWLMVLACIAVLLAPASVVMALLAGDLVQVLYGPAWSEAGWVMAVMFLCVPAWAALNLSTPVLWNTGRKHLEVRLQLPLFLLAVPAWWLLAPHGVRAVALASAAVIALRAAVIVGASLRALQLPATVLLPFAGRGLALALVCGGAVLLGRHGAASLNHPIVTLLAGATLGMLVVLALVAARPQLLGPEARAVVARLVPAIGPRWPTPAPEARP, via the coding sequence ATGACAGCTCCGCCGCTGCGTTCGCTGGCCGAGCGTGCCTTCAAGTGGAGCGCGTTCACGACGGCGGGCCGCTTCGTGCTGCAGCTGGTCGCGCAGATCCTGCTGGCCCGCCTGCTGGGCCCCGACAACTACGGCGTGTACGGCATCGGGATGGTGGTGCTGACGTTCAGCACCTTCCTGTCCGGCAATGCCTTCAGCTACGTCCTCATGCTGCGCAAGGACGTCGACGACCACGACGTGCGCTTCGCCTTCAGCTGGCAGCTGCTGGCCGGCACCGCATGCGCCCTGGCCATGTTTGCCCTCGCCGCGCCGCTGGCCGGCTTCTTCAGCGATGCGCGGGTCGAGCCCATGGTGCACTGGATGGCCGTCGCCAGCCTGCTGCTCGCATTGAGCGGCACCGCCGGCTGCCTGCTGCAACGCGACCTCAACTTCCGCGCGCTGGGCCTGATCCAGGTCGCCGGCTACGCGGCGGGCTACCTGCTGGTGGGCGTGCCCATGGCCCTGGGCGGCTGGGGCCCGCAGGCGCTGGCCGCCGCCTGCGTGGTGCAGGCCGCGGTGGTGCTGGTCGCCAGCTATGCCGTGCGGCCGCACCCGCTGCGCCTGCTGCTGCGCCACCCGCTGGGCGCCGAGACGCTGCACACGGGCCGCACCGTGTTCCAGACCAACCTCACCAACTGGCTGCTGATGAACCTCGACCGCATCGTGATGGGCCGGGTCCTCAATCCGCACGCCATCGGCCTCTACAACGTGGCCTACAACATCGCCTCCATCCCGCACACGCTGCTGGTGACCGCGCTGCAGCCGACGCTGCTGGCCACCGGGGCCCGCCTGCAGGACGACCGCGGCCAGCTCGCCCAGGCCTGGCTGATGGTGCTGGCCTGCATCGCCGTGCTGCTGGCGCCGGCCTCGGTCGTGATGGCGCTGCTGGCCGGCGACCTGGTGCAGGTGCTGTACGGCCCGGCCTGGTCGGAGGCCGGCTGGGTGATGGCCGTGATGTTCCTGTGCGTGCCGGCCTGGGCCGCGCTCAACCTGTCGACGCCGGTGCTCTGGAACACCGGCCGCAAGCACCTCGAGGTGCGGCTGCAGCTGCCGCTGTTCCTGCTGGCGGTGCCGGCTTGGTGGCTGCTGGCGCCGCACGGCGTGCGGGCGGTGGCGCTCGCCTCGGCGGCCGTGATCGCGCTGCGGGCCGCCGTCATCGTCGGCGCCAGCCTGCGGGCACTGCAGCTGCCGGCGACAGTGCTGCTGCCGTTCGCCGGCCGCGGCCTCGCGCTGGCCCTGGTGTGCGGCGGCGCCGTGCTGCTGGGCCGCCATGGCGCGGCCTCCCTGAACCATCCCATCGTCACGCTGCTGGCCGGCGCCACGCTCGGCATGCTGGTCGTGCTGGCGCTGGTCGCGGCGCGGCCGCAGCTGCTCGGACCCGAAGCCCGCGCCGTGGTCGCGCGGCTGGTCCCCGCCATCGGCCCGCGCTGGCCCACCCCCGCCCCGGAGGCTCGCCCATGA
- a CDS encoding glycosyltransferase family 2 protein, giving the protein MSLSAQPCRVSIVIKALNEEDNICDAIESCLAALRAIPGEVILADSCSTDRTVELARRYPVKVVQFARAADRGCGAGPQLGYQHSSGEYVYLMDGDMKLVPGFLEQALSFLAQHPEVAGVGGRVVEQNLESMEYRERHARAASHLQPGQVDRLDGGGLYRRRAIQETGYLSDRNLHSYEEFDLAVRLRALGWKLWRLPIDAVTHYGHDAPPYRLLLRRWKSRYACGLGEMVRGALWQPRMRLVLRDLRELRLYLGVLGWWALLLAAALWPADAAVRAGAVATLALVPVAAMAWRKRSLERAVYSVSSWCVNTAGLVRGFLAPRTPPQDRIASRVLKEPEAAGGPAIGRKERNTAK; this is encoded by the coding sequence ATGAGCCTGTCCGCCCAACCCTGCCGCGTGTCGATCGTCATCAAGGCGCTCAACGAGGAGGACAACATCTGCGACGCCATCGAGAGCTGCCTGGCGGCGCTGCGCGCCATCCCCGGCGAGGTGATCCTGGCCGATTCGTGCTCGACCGACCGCACGGTGGAACTGGCGCGCCGCTACCCGGTGAAGGTGGTGCAGTTCGCGCGCGCCGCCGACCGCGGCTGCGGGGCCGGTCCGCAGCTGGGCTACCAGCACTCCAGCGGGGAGTACGTCTACCTGATGGACGGCGACATGAAGCTGGTGCCCGGCTTCCTGGAGCAGGCACTGTCGTTCCTGGCCCAGCACCCCGAAGTGGCGGGCGTCGGCGGCCGCGTCGTCGAACAGAACCTGGAGAGCATGGAGTACCGCGAGCGCCATGCGCGCGCGGCGTCGCACCTGCAGCCCGGCCAGGTCGACCGCCTGGACGGCGGCGGCCTGTACCGCCGGCGCGCGATCCAGGAGACCGGCTACCTGTCGGACCGCAACCTCCACAGCTACGAGGAGTTCGACCTCGCCGTGCGCCTGCGCGCGCTCGGCTGGAAGCTGTGGCGGCTGCCGATCGACGCCGTCACCCACTACGGCCACGACGCGCCGCCCTACCGGCTGCTGCTGCGCCGCTGGAAGAGCCGCTACGCCTGCGGGCTGGGCGAGATGGTGCGCGGTGCGCTGTGGCAGCCGCGCATGCGGCTGGTGCTGCGCGACCTGCGCGAGCTGCGCCTGTACCTCGGCGTGCTCGGCTGGTGGGCGCTGCTGCTGGCCGCCGCCCTCTGGCCTGCCGACGCCGCCGTGCGCGCCGGCGCGGTCGCCACGCTGGCGCTGGTGCCGGTCGCCGCGATGGCCTGGCGCAAGCGCTCGCTCGAACGCGCCGTGTACTCGGTGAGTTCGTGGTGCGTGAACACGGCCGGCCTGGTGCGCGGCTTCCTCGCGCCGCGCACCCCGCCGCAGGACCGCATCGCCAGCCGCGTCCTGAAGGAGCCCGAGGCGGCCGGCGGGCCTGCCATCGGCAGGAAGGAAAGGAACACCGCGAAATGA
- a CDS encoding O-antigen ligase family protein — protein MTRAASASMQRTVPPRRSGGTAAGADSITDVESARTRAAPRKWMGLLPWVFPAMLVLAALGILLSGRDLAQAFMDLERETEGGAGLVRHPLMPWAQRGVSLLLVAASIERIASHFMQRRPVPTPTLTWAFLAYWLTTVVTPAVFGAHPQISHEYAYSMLFGLAATLCAEADSDRIVAWSRDALFLYMLAGMALVPVMPSLVLDTAYTQGLLPGLPRFGGLASHPVMMGMLTQTALLLLWTHPFGRRWLNVAAWTLGLGVLFLAQSKTAWVAFLLSATLLVIVRRTPQAVQRLGDPRHNSFGVLALFACIAAVLALLGAVLVVDVPGLVFDYFDTSEGAQLVSMTGRDRIWMVAMAEWHNYPVFGYGPQLWDAEYRQSIAMPNATHGHNQFIDTLARCGSVGAAGLVVYALVLLVLSVRYARATRGLSVAIFATLALQSISEIPLLLAGYGTDLFTHVLLLVVLAGAAAGRQRPAAAEAEPLAPRPLRSAP, from the coding sequence ATGACCCGTGCCGCATCGGCATCCATGCAACGCACCGTGCCGCCGCGCCGATCCGGCGGCACCGCCGCCGGCGCCGACAGCATCACCGACGTCGAAAGCGCCAGGACGCGCGCCGCTCCCCGCAAGTGGATGGGCCTGCTGCCCTGGGTGTTCCCGGCCATGCTGGTGCTGGCAGCGCTGGGCATCCTGCTGTCCGGCCGTGACCTGGCCCAGGCGTTCATGGACCTGGAGCGCGAGACCGAAGGTGGCGCCGGCCTCGTGCGCCACCCCCTGATGCCCTGGGCCCAGCGCGGCGTGTCGCTGCTGCTGGTGGCGGCGTCGATCGAGCGCATCGCCAGCCACTTCATGCAGCGCCGGCCGGTGCCCACGCCCACCCTCACCTGGGCCTTCCTGGCCTACTGGCTCACCACCGTGGTGACGCCGGCGGTGTTCGGCGCGCATCCGCAGATCTCGCACGAGTACGCCTACTCGATGCTGTTCGGGCTGGCCGCCACCCTGTGCGCCGAAGCCGACAGCGACCGCATCGTCGCCTGGTCGCGCGACGCCCTGTTCCTCTACATGCTGGCCGGCATGGCCCTGGTGCCGGTGATGCCCTCGCTGGTGCTGGACACGGCCTACACCCAGGGCCTGCTGCCCGGCCTGCCGCGCTTCGGCGGCCTGGCGTCGCACCCGGTGATGATGGGCATGCTGACCCAGACGGCGCTGCTGCTGCTGTGGACGCACCCGTTCGGGCGCCGCTGGCTGAACGTGGCCGCCTGGACGCTCGGCCTGGGCGTGCTGTTCCTGGCCCAGTCGAAGACCGCCTGGGTCGCCTTCCTGCTCAGCGCCACCCTGCTGGTGATCGTGCGCCGCACGCCCCAGGCCGTTCAGCGGCTGGGCGACCCGCGCCACAACTCGTTCGGCGTGCTCGCGCTGTTCGCCTGCATCGCGGCCGTGCTGGCGCTGCTGGGCGCGGTGCTGGTGGTCGACGTGCCCGGGCTGGTGTTCGACTACTTCGACACCAGCGAGGGCGCCCAGCTGGTGTCGATGACCGGCCGCGACCGCATCTGGATGGTGGCCATGGCCGAATGGCACAACTACCCGGTGTTCGGCTACGGCCCGCAGCTGTGGGACGCCGAATACCGCCAGTCCATCGCGATGCCGAACGCCACCCACGGCCACAACCAGTTCATCGACACGCTGGCGCGCTGCGGCAGCGTGGGCGCCGCCGGGCTGGTGGTCTATGCGCTGGTGCTGCTGGTGCTGTCGGTGCGCTACGCCCGCGCCACCCGCGGCCTGAGCGTGGCCATCTTCGCCACCCTGGCGCTGCAGTCGATCAGCGAGATCCCCTTGCTGCTGGCCGGCTACGGCACCGACCTGTTCACCCATGTGCTGCTGCTCGTCGTGCTGGCCGGGGCGGCCGCCGGCCGGCAGCGCCCGGCGGCCGCCGAGGCCGAACCGCTCGCCCCCCGCCCGCTCAGGAGCGCCCCATGA
- a CDS encoding DMT family transporter yields MTLRGRGPRAWVADFVLLAAIWGSSFLFTRLAVVEFGPMATAAGRVVVASAFLLPLTLLRGLGPQLRQHWRAIFTIGALNSAIPFALFAFAVTTITTGLSAILNATVPLFGALVAWAWLKDRPAASRALGLAVGFTGVALLAWDEASFKPGAQGVAPAWAVLGCLGATLCYGIAASATKKHLQGLSPLVTATGSQLGATLGLVLPALWWRPDHLPGATAWLALVALGVLCTGLAYILYFRLIEETGPARALAVTFVVPVFAVFYGVLFLGEHVTAWMLACAAIIVCGTTLSTGLLKLPSRAHRPAPHRARP; encoded by the coding sequence TTGACGCTGCGCGGGCGCGGTCCGCGCGCCTGGGTGGCCGACTTCGTGCTGCTGGCCGCGATCTGGGGCAGCTCGTTCCTGTTCACCCGGCTCGCCGTCGTCGAGTTCGGGCCGATGGCGACGGCCGCCGGACGGGTCGTGGTGGCCTCCGCCTTCCTGCTGCCGCTCACCCTGCTGCGCGGACTGGGCCCACAGCTGCGCCAGCACTGGCGCGCCATCTTCACCATCGGTGCGCTCAACTCCGCCATCCCGTTCGCGCTGTTCGCGTTCGCGGTCACGACCATCACGACCGGCCTGTCGGCCATCCTGAACGCGACGGTACCGCTGTTCGGGGCCCTGGTCGCCTGGGCCTGGCTGAAGGACCGGCCGGCGGCTTCGCGGGCGCTCGGCCTCGCGGTGGGGTTCACCGGCGTCGCCCTGCTGGCCTGGGACGAAGCCAGTTTCAAGCCGGGCGCGCAGGGCGTCGCGCCGGCCTGGGCCGTGCTGGGATGCCTGGGCGCGACGCTGTGCTACGGCATCGCGGCCAGCGCGACCAAGAAGCACCTGCAGGGCCTGTCGCCCCTGGTCACCGCCACCGGCAGCCAGCTCGGCGCCACCCTTGGCCTGGTGCTGCCGGCACTGTGGTGGCGGCCCGACCACCTGCCCGGCGCCACCGCCTGGCTGGCCCTGGTCGCGCTCGGGGTCCTGTGCACCGGGCTGGCCTACATCCTCTACTTCCGCCTCATCGAGGAGACGGGGCCGGCGCGCGCCCTGGCGGTCACCTTCGTCGTGCCGGTGTTCGCCGTCTTCTACGGCGTCCTCTTCCTCGGCGAACACGTGACCGCCTGGATGCTGGCCTGCGCAGCCATCATCGTCTGCGGCACGACGCTGTCGACCGGGCTGCTGAAGCTGCCCTCGCGCGCGCACCGGCCCGCGCCACACCGGGCACGACCGTAG
- a CDS encoding glycosyltransferase family 2 protein: MKFSVVIPLYNKRQYVASAVRSALAQTLAPLEVIVVDDGSTDGGADLVEAIGDPRVRVVRQPNAGVSAARNRAVDMARGDWIAFLDADDWYHPELLAALAQAHQASPGAGMLGAGFRRVPHLYGADPEGWSVAEGFYEVEVVEDLRMRWMKNAPFCTSSVAIRADLLQGMQPCFAVGEFAGEDLDLWFRVGDLTPAALVNAPFVAVRNVPQSLSSTHSRTDMAPYLERMDRRARAGEIPRHFRRSAFWFIGQLQVTLARESLAEGDRRRALYWLLRARNVAWGRRWQITALMTLCMPSRLAGTWQRWRLRSAEVFSPEGPLS, encoded by the coding sequence ATGAAGTTCTCCGTCGTCATTCCCCTGTACAACAAACGCCAGTACGTCGCCAGCGCGGTGCGCTCGGCGCTGGCGCAGACACTGGCCCCCCTCGAGGTGATCGTCGTCGACGACGGCTCCACCGACGGCGGCGCGGACCTGGTGGAGGCGATCGGCGACCCGCGGGTGCGGGTGGTGCGCCAGCCCAACGCCGGCGTCTCGGCGGCGCGCAACCGGGCGGTGGACATGGCGCGCGGCGACTGGATCGCCTTCCTCGATGCCGACGACTGGTACCACCCCGAGCTGCTGGCGGCACTGGCGCAGGCGCACCAGGCCAGCCCCGGCGCCGGCATGCTGGGCGCGGGATTCCGCCGCGTGCCGCACCTGTACGGCGCCGACCCCGAGGGCTGGTCGGTGGCCGAGGGCTTCTACGAGGTCGAGGTGGTGGAGGACCTGCGCATGCGCTGGATGAAGAACGCGCCGTTCTGCACCAGCAGCGTGGCCATCCGGGCCGACCTGCTCCAGGGCATGCAGCCGTGCTTCGCCGTCGGCGAGTTCGCCGGCGAGGACCTGGACCTGTGGTTCCGCGTCGGCGACCTGACGCCGGCGGCGCTGGTCAACGCGCCCTTCGTGGCGGTGCGCAACGTGCCCCAGAGCCTGAGCAGCACGCACTCGCGCACCGACATGGCGCCCTACCTCGAGCGCATGGATCGGCGCGCGCGCGCCGGCGAGATCCCGCGCCATTTCCGCCGCTCGGCCTTCTGGTTCATCGGCCAGCTCCAGGTGACGCTGGCGCGCGAGAGCCTGGCCGAGGGCGACCGCAGGCGGGCGCTGTACTGGCTGCTGCGCGCGCGCAACGTGGCCTGGGGCCGCCGCTGGCAGATCACGGCACTGATGACGCTGTGCATGCCCTCGCGCCTCGCCGGCACCTGGCAGCGCTGGCGCCTGCGCAGCGCCGAGGTGTTCTCCCCCGAAGGTCCGCTGTCATGA